A window of the Dunckerocampus dactyliophorus isolate RoL2022-P2 chromosome 21, RoL_Ddac_1.1, whole genome shotgun sequence genome harbors these coding sequences:
- the sox32 gene encoding SRY-box transcription factor 32 — protein MKTGNRCPVAGPSSPQSVTSDSGWTSPKCGPQAPQRVRRPLNAFIIWTKEERRRLAQLNPDLENTDLSKILGKTWKSMSLAEKRPYMQEAERLRVQHTIDHPDYKYRPRRRKQPKKTGKQVGDPPAPHLPSSSFSVTYNLTCLLQNQQQNFHNAFPHTPVAFAPLHGAYPSTSLCEDTPAAADAYSHRPAMFQNPPTHPTEPHLCLDQQGHLQYGLSGQAGPHADQAEPRFYGGPSLEFYLEQVQLDMLYDLDRSEFEQYLGPGPHRPDSADPCSYHREERLLS, from the exons ATGAAAACAGGAAACAGATGCCCGGTCgcgggt CCCTCCAGCCCGCAGTCCGTCACCTCGGACTCCGGCTGGACCAGCCCTAAGTGCGGCCCCCAGGCCCCGCAGAGGGTCCGCAGGCCGCTCAATGCCTTCATCATCTGGACCAAAGAGGAACGCAGACGGCTGGCGCAGCTCAACCCTGACCTGGAGAACACCGACCTCagcaaaatattag GAAAGACGTGGAAGTCCATGTCCCTGGCGGAGAAGCGTCCGTACATGCAGGAGGCGGAGCGTCTGCGCGTGCAGCACACCATCGACCATCCCGATTACAAGTACCGCCCTCGCAGGAGGAAGCAGCCCAAGAAGACCGGCAAGCAGGTGGGCGACCCCCCGGCGCCTCACCTCCCGTCCTCGAGCTTCAGTGTGACGTACAACCTGACCTGCCTGCTCCAGAACCAACAGCAGAACTTCCACAACGCCTTCCCACACACCCCTGTGGCCTTTGCCCCCTTGCACGGGGCCTACCCCAGCACGTCCCTGTGCGAGGAcactccagcagcagcagacgCTTACTCACACAGGCCTGCCATGTTCCAGAACCCACCCACTCACCCGACAGAACCTCACCTGTGTTTGGACCAGCAGGGACACCTTCAGTACGGGCTCTCCGGGCAGGCCGGGCCTCATGCGGATCAGGCGGAGCCAAGGTTCTACGGGGGTCCCTCGCTGGAGTTCTACCTGGAGCAGGTGCAGCTGGACATGCTGTACGATCTGGACCGCAGCGAGTTTGAACAGTACTTGGGTCCGGGTCCCCACAGGCCTGACTCAGCGGATCCTTGCAGCTACCACAGAGAGGAACGCTTGTTGTCGTGA
- the mrpl15 gene encoding 39S ribosomal protein L15, mitochondrial: MSFPKKPPSKALEVLQGLPRISLANLRPEPGSTKHGRRRGRGQHGGNRSGRGHKGERQRGTRPRLGFEGGNTPFYLSIPKYGYNEGHSRRPQYQPLSLRRLQYLIDLGRVDPTQPIDLTQLVNGRGVTVQPLKRDYGVQLVDEGADIFAAKINIEVQRASEKAIAAIERNGGVITTSFYDPISLGILIKPVPFFLRGQPIPKRMLPGEDMVPYYTHADNRGYLADPEEIRRARLALAQKYSYVLADLSKDELYHMLSMRKDRRQIFFGLAPGWVVNMAEKKILKPTDEKVLQYFSS, translated from the exons ATGTCTTTCCCTAAAAAACCTCCAAGTAAAGCCTTGGAAGTCCTGCAGGGTCTGCCGCGGATATCCTTGGCCAACCTGCGACCTGAGCCCGGATCTACCAAGCAC ggaagACGACGAGGTAGAGGACAGCATGGCGGCAACCGCAGTGGGAGAGGACATAAGGGAGAGAGGCAGAGAGGCACCCGGCCAAGGCTGGGCTTTGAAGGGGGCAACACCCCCTTTTACCTGTCCATCCCAAAATATGGCTACAATGAGGGACACAG TCGCCGTCCTCAGTACCAGCCGCTGTCGCTGAGACGCCTCCAGTACCTCATCGACCTGGGCAGGGTGGACCCGACCCAGCCCATCGACTTGACGCAGCTGGTCAACGGGCGGGGGGTGACGGTGCAGCCGCTCAAGAGGGACTACGGGGTCCAGCTGGTGGACGAG GGCGCTGATATTTTCGCAGCCAAAATCAACATAGAGGTCCAGAGGGCCTCAGAAAAAGCCATCGCTGCCATCGAGAGGAACGGGGGGGTCATCACCACCAGTTTCTACGACCCAATAAGCCTTG GGATCCTCATCAAGCCCGTCCCGTTCTTCCTGCGAGGTCAGCCCATCCCTAAGAGGATGCTGCCGGGCGAGGACATGGTGCCCTACTACACCCACGCCGACAACCGCGGCTACTTGGCCGACCCAGAGGAGATCCGGCGGGCCCGGCTGGCCCTGGCGCAGAAGTACAGCTACGTGCTGGCGGACCTCTCCAAAGACGAACTGTACCACATgctgtccatgaggaaggacaGAAGGCAGATCTTCTTCGGCCTTGCTCCGGGTTGGGTGGTCAACATGGCGGAGAAGAAGATTCTTAAACCCACGGATGAGAAAGTGCTGCAATATTTTAGCTCTTAG
- the lypla1 gene encoding acyl-protein thioesterase 1: MCGNNMSTPLPAIVPAARKATAAVIFLHGLGDSGHGWAEAFAGIKIPHVKYICPHAPNMPVSLNMRMSMPSWFDIYGLSPEAEEDEAGIKRASDHIKALIEQEVKNGIPSHRIILGGFSQGGALSLYTALTTQQKLAGVLALSCWLPLRNSFPQASAGSANKDMHLLQCHGDADPLVPFSFGSRTAEKMKSLINPANVTFKSYHGLPHSACPEEMVDVKRFIEKQLPAIGDE; encoded by the exons ATGTGCGGTAACAACATGTCTACTCCTCTACCTGCCATTGTGCCTGCTGCCCGCAAAGCTACTGCAGCG GTGATTTTTCTGCATGGCCTCGGTGACAGCGG GCATGGATGGGCAGAAGCCTTCGCCGGCATCAAGATACCACACGTCAAGTACATTTGTCCACACGC TCCCAACATGCCCGTGTCCTTAAACATGAGAATGTCCATGCCTTCTTG GTTTGATATTTATGGCTTGAGTCccgaagcagaagaagatgaggCTGGTATTAAGCGCGCGTCAGACCACA TTAAAGCCTTAATAGAGCAGGAAGTGAAGAACGGGATTCCCTCCCACAGAATCATCCTGGGTGGATTCTCACAG GGTGGGGCGTTGTCTCTGTACACCGCTCTGACCACACAGCAGAAGCTGGCTGGCGTGCTCGCTCTCAGCTGCTGGCTTCCTCTCCGCAATTCCTTCCCACAG GCGTCTGCTGGCAGCGCCAACAAGGACATGCACCTCCTCCAGTGCCACGGCGACGCCGACCCGCTTGTCCCCTTCTCGTTCGGGAGCCGCACCGCCGAGAAGATGAAGAGCCTCATCAACCCGGCCAATGTCACATTCAAGTCGTACCACGGTCTACCTCACAGCGCCTGTCCCGAG GAAATGGTGGACGTCAAACGCTTCATCGAGAAGCAGCTCCCCGCCATCGGCGATGAATGA